A part of Maniola hyperantus chromosome 14, iAphHyp1.2, whole genome shotgun sequence genomic DNA contains:
- the Gorab gene encoding RAB6-interacting golgin yields the protein MSTFTGFSEEDLKRIKSTESGPHSAPPQRLLNARKIDKIGARPKKQLPQYKLPLKNQNPEDAIDVAFDKCKLSLKQNSVEAVEHQNGEEVDNGLPEENTVESDDIIDNAIDSKTDTAIDYKSEEDTSRKSSTNVTPDVVRCIENYTEDDLVSHRVKLEELQLQQKLMEEQNKKRKEMLAKALADRTKQTEEEVQKLEKIKKELQVLDGQFSQDVAVLRKKIDQACLSYADAEKHYLKVEKEFLQAKISLQKEKERKELLTEHLCALITHNETRKAHKLETLMLELATNKNECINAMAPPVEDTSSVVIDGVDERTGKMVEILPES from the exons ATGTCCACGTTTACCGGTTTCAGCGAGGAAGATTTGAAGCGGATAAAGTCTACGGAATCTGGTCCACACAGCG CTCCACCACAAAGACTGTTAAATGCTCGCAAGATAGACAAAATAGGTGCCAGACCCAAAAAGCAACTGCCACAATACAAACTGCcattaaaaaaccaaaatcctgAAGATGCAATAGATGTAGCTTTTGACAAATGCAAGCTCAGTTTGAAACAAAATTCAGTTGAAGCTGTGGAGCATCAAAATGGGGAAGAGGTTGACAATG GTTTACCAGAGGAGAATACTGTGGAATCAGATGACATCATAGATAATGCCATAGATTCTAAAACTGATACTGCCATAGATTATAAATCGGAAGAAGACACTAGTAGAAAAAGCAGCACAAATGTAACACCAGATGTAGTAAGATGCATAGAGAACTACACAGAAGATGATCTGGTGTCGCATAGAGTCAAGTTAGAAGAGTTGCAGCTGCAACAGAAGCTAATGGAAGAACAGAATAAGAAGAGGAAAGAAATGCTTGCCAAGGCGTTAGCTGACAG GACGAAACAAACAGAAGAAGAAGTTCAGAAATTAgagaaaataaagaaagaacTGCAAGTACTGGACGGACAGTTCTCACAGGATGTTGCAGTTTTGAGGAAGAAGATAGACCAAGCGTGTCTGAGTTACGCTGATGCAGA AAAACATTATCTAAAAGTTGAAAAGGAGTTTCTACAGGCAAAAATAAgtcttcaaaaggaaaaggagagaaAAGAGTTATTGACTGAGCATCTTTGTGCCCTGATCACACATAACGAGACTAGAAAAGCGCATAAACTCGAAACGCTTATGCTCGAACTTGCCACTAATAAAAATGAATGTATTAATGCTATGGCCCCACCGGTGGAAGATACGTCGTCTGTTGTCATTGATGGTGTTGATGAGAGGACGGGAAAAATGGTTGAGATTTTACCGGAAAGTTGA